A genomic window from Gossypium hirsutum isolate 1008001.06 chromosome D12, Gossypium_hirsutum_v2.1, whole genome shotgun sequence includes:
- the LOC107946668 gene encoding inactive poly [ADP-ribose] polymerase RCD1-like has product MEARNAMVSDNKPGFLHNRKRKRAAQHSTYFPGASHVILPQLPNLSLPSQKHGKLRRLEDHKDKVVSFAHPSKRSLLLCYSNFKKTGIPKRIMFFEKGEWTDFPKDLIASIRKDLITKKPFIELEKDGQSFVLDFLHMFRLDGKTGLKQPIAWIDEADGCFFPETFAVEDELYQAHEYESDHESYVPPEIKLHLEIDINGDQSRLKECSGESSSFVRNFQIAQKPATSCCAIEAEDNCNRDGDAKHSKIIEDIQQTRLNFPEKEFVDVEFGEQLDSQTVETMFLLGMSSSGGSDVINIKPCSSSSTQYRLERFLKQVQIMKKYRGDANVQHAWLACSQSDLPIIMMHGLGDCRLSRIPHKYGTGVHLATVEFTNTSANYCDVDENGIKYMILCRVIMGKRELLRPGSGQCYPINEDFDSGVDDLQHPKYYIIWNMNISTHIYPEFVVSFKISNAEGRLIGSETNHAVSGVTASTPGLQGRLPVLSSAGELGSINHQTSESGGSHENDPSLGSNTSKTPKSPWMPFPMLFAAISNKIPRSDMDQVTNHYELFRAKKISRDDFVKKLRLIVGDSLLRSTITSLQCKFPSRHELEAAAAAKQKNMNGPGGL; this is encoded by the exons ATGGAAGCACGGAACGCCATGGTATCGGATAATAAGCCTGGGTTTCTGCACAATAGGAAGAGAAAGCGGGCTGCGCAGCATTCAACTTATTTTCCTGGAGCTTCGCATGTGATATTACCACAATTGCCCAACTTGAGTTTACCATCCCAGAAGCATGGCAAGCTGAGGAGATTGGAGGATCACAAAGACAAAGTTGTTAGTTTTGCTCATCCTTCGAAAAGATCTTtgctgctttgctattcaaatttTAAGAAAACTGGCATTCCGAAGCGCATCATGTTCTTTGAGAAAGGTGAATGGACTGATTTTCCCAAGGATCTCATTGCTTCAATTAGGAAAGATCTCATCACAAAGAAGCCATTTATTGAGCTGGAGAAAGATGGTCAATCTTTTGTGCTTGATTTCTTGCATATGTTTCGACTGGATGGGAAAACTGGCTTGAAACAACCAATTGCTTGGATTGACGAAGCAGATGGCTGTTTCTTCCCGGAGACTTTTGCTGTGGAGGATGAACTATATCAGGCTCATGAGTATGAGAGTGATCATGAATCATATGTTCCCCCTGAGATCAAGCTACATCTTGAAATTGACATTAATGGTGATCAATCTAGGTTGAAGGAATGTAGTGGGGAGTCAAGTTCTTTTGTTAGAAATTTTCAAATTGCTCAGAAACCTGCCACCAGTTGCTGTGCCATAGAAGCTGAGGATAATTGCAACAGGGATGGTGATGCAAAACACAGCAAAATCATTGAGGATATTCAACAAACAAGGTTAAATTTTCCTGAAAAGGAGTTTGTGGATGTAGAATTTGGAGAACAGTTGGATTCTCAAACTGTGGAGACGATGTTCCTGTTGGGCATGAGCTCTTCGGGTGGTTCGGATGTTATTAATATAAAGCCCTGCTCCAGTTCTTCAACGCAATATAGGTTAGAGCGTTTCCTGAAGCAGGTTCAAATTATGAAGAAGTATCGGGGTGAtgcaaatgttcagcatgcttggCTTGCTTGCTCTCAGTCAGACTTGCCAATCATCATGATGCATGGGCTTGGGGATTGTCGTCTTTCCAGAATTCCACACAAATATGGCACTGGTGTTCATCTTGCCACAGTAGAATTTACTAATACCAG TGCAAACTATTGTGATGTTGACGAAAATGGAATAAAGTATATGATACTATGTCGTGTAATAATGGGAAAGAGGGAGCTTCTTCGTCCTGGAAGTGGACAGTGTTATCCTATCAATGAAGATTTTGATAGTGGAGTGGATGATCTTCAGCATCCAAAGTACTATATTATCTGGAACATGAATATCAGCACTCACATTTATCCAGAGTTTGTTGTTAGTTTCAAGATCTCCAATGCTGAAG GGCGTTTGATTGGAAGTGAGACTAATCATGCTGTTTCAGGCGTCACTGCATCTACTCCAGGACTTCAGGGTCGTTTACCAGTATTATCATCTGCCGGTGAATTG GGGAGTATTAATCACCAAACCTCAGAATCAGGTGGATCCCACGAAAATGATCCTAGCCTGGGTTCAAACACTTCAAAGACCCCTAAATCTCCTTGGATGCCTTTCCCAATGTTGTTTGCTGCTATCTCAAACAAAATCCCTCGTTCAGATATGGATCAAGTTACTAATCATTATGAACTATTCAGG GCAAAGAAGATAAGTCGTGATGATTTTGTCAAAAAGCTGAGATTGATAGTCGGAGATAGTTTGTTGAGATCAACAATAACATCTCTGCAGTGCAAG TTCCCATCTAGACATGAATTAGAAGCGGCAGCAGCAGCAAAGCAGAAGAACATGAATGGTCCTGGCGGCCTTTGA
- the LOC107946669 gene encoding probable inactive shikimate kinase like 2, chloroplastic isoform X1 has translation MASAAASASSMLCLSLQNPTKTLHFSIKTHSFHFLKPQLPAFRRYSTGVTPISPLRGISCNCSSTNTTHYEFSDGSSEVELRLQLGGQDVRSAKDIFVDADGTSLTVKVQQAGSIITLIDTNSLFEKIKPAETIWYIDDDQLVISLKKQDPNLKWPDIMESWESLSAGSMQLLKGTSIYIVGDSTEINQKVARELAVALGYTPLVTKELLETFAKQTVDSWVVAEGSDSVAEAESAVLESLSSHVRAVVATLGGSHGAAARTDKWRHLYSGFSIWLSQTEATDEDSAKEEARRHIEDGNVGYTNADVVVKLQGWDADHAKSVAQASLSALKRLILSDKKLPGKKSLYIRLGCRGDWPNIKPPGWDPSDAADAAPPATLPN, from the exons ATGGCTAGTGCAGCTGCGAGCGCCAGTTCCATGCTCTGTTTGTCATTGCAGAACCCAACCAAAACCCTTCATTTCTCTATCAAAACACATTCTTTTCACTTCTTAAAACCCCAACTTCCTGCCTTCCGTCGGTACTCTACGGGAGTCACACCCATCAGTCCACTTCGTGGCATCTCCTGCAACTGTTCCTCCACCAACACTACGCACTATGAG TTCTCTGATGGGTCTTCTGAAGTGGAACTAAGGTTGCAACTTGGTGGTCAAGATGTTCGAAGTGCTAAAGATATATTTGTAGATGCGGATGGTACTTCTCTAACAGTCAAAGTACAGCAGGCTGGGTCCATCATCACACTTATAGATACTAATAGTCTGTTTGAGAAAATAAAGCCTGCTGAAACAATATG GTATATAGACGATGATCAACTTGTTATTAGCTTAAAGAAGCAGGATCCGAATCTGAAATGGCCAGATATTATGGAATCATGGGAGTCATTGTCAGCTGGTTCTATGCAACTTCTTAAAGGAACATCAATTTACATTGTTGGGGATTCCACTGAAATTAACCAAAAAGTGGCCCGAGAACTCGCTGTTGCTCTCGG GTACACGCCCCTCGTTACAAAAGAACTATTAGAAACTTTTGCCAAGCAAACTGTTGATTCAT GGGTGGTCGCTGAAGGCTCTGACTCTGTGGCTGAAGCAGAAAGTGCAGTACTAGAAAGCTTAAGTAG TCATGTCCGGGCTGTTGTTGCAACCTTAGGAGGGTCTCATGGGGCCGCAGCACGGACCGATAAATGGAGACATCTTTATTCAGGGTTTAGCATTTGGTTGTCACAGACTGAAGCTACAG ACGAGGATTCAGCAAAGGAGGAAGCGAGAAGGCACATTGAAGATGGTAATGTTGGCTACACGAATGCAGATGTGGTTGTGAAGCTCCAGGGTTGGGATGCTGATCATGCCAAAAGTGTAGCTCAGGCATCCTTGAGTGCCCTCAAACGCTTAATTCTATCTGACAAGAAACTTCCAG GTAAGAAGAGCCTTTATATAAGGTTAGGATGTCGTGGGGAttggccaaacatcaaaccaCCGGGGTGGGATCCATCAGATGCTGCTGATGCAGCCCCGCCTGCTACATTGCcaaattaa
- the LOC107946669 gene encoding probable inactive shikimate kinase like 2, chloroplastic isoform X2, translated as MASAAASASSMLCLSLQNPTKTLHFSIKTHSFHFLKPQLPAFRRYSTGVTPISPLRGISCNCSSTNTTHYEFSDGSSEVELRLQLGGQDVRSAKDIFVDADGTSLTVKVQQAGSIITLIDTNSLFEKIKPAETIWYIDDDQLVISLKKQDPNLKWPDIMESWESLSAGSMQLLKGTSIYIVGDSTEINQKVARELAVALGYTPLVTKELLETFAKQTVDSWVVAEGSDSVAEAESAVLESLSSHVRAVVATLGGSHGAAARTDKWRHLYSGFSIWLSQTEATVTVQTRIQQRRKREGTLKMVMLATRMQMWL; from the exons ATGGCTAGTGCAGCTGCGAGCGCCAGTTCCATGCTCTGTTTGTCATTGCAGAACCCAACCAAAACCCTTCATTTCTCTATCAAAACACATTCTTTTCACTTCTTAAAACCCCAACTTCCTGCCTTCCGTCGGTACTCTACGGGAGTCACACCCATCAGTCCACTTCGTGGCATCTCCTGCAACTGTTCCTCCACCAACACTACGCACTATGAG TTCTCTGATGGGTCTTCTGAAGTGGAACTAAGGTTGCAACTTGGTGGTCAAGATGTTCGAAGTGCTAAAGATATATTTGTAGATGCGGATGGTACTTCTCTAACAGTCAAAGTACAGCAGGCTGGGTCCATCATCACACTTATAGATACTAATAGTCTGTTTGAGAAAATAAAGCCTGCTGAAACAATATG GTATATAGACGATGATCAACTTGTTATTAGCTTAAAGAAGCAGGATCCGAATCTGAAATGGCCAGATATTATGGAATCATGGGAGTCATTGTCAGCTGGTTCTATGCAACTTCTTAAAGGAACATCAATTTACATTGTTGGGGATTCCACTGAAATTAACCAAAAAGTGGCCCGAGAACTCGCTGTTGCTCTCGG GTACACGCCCCTCGTTACAAAAGAACTATTAGAAACTTTTGCCAAGCAAACTGTTGATTCAT GGGTGGTCGCTGAAGGCTCTGACTCTGTGGCTGAAGCAGAAAGTGCAGTACTAGAAAGCTTAAGTAG TCATGTCCGGGCTGTTGTTGCAACCTTAGGAGGGTCTCATGGGGCCGCAGCACGGACCGATAAATGGAGACATCTTTATTCAGGGTTTAGCATTTGGTTGTCACAGACTGAAGCTACAG TCACTGTGCAGACGAGGATTCAGCAAAGGAGGAAGCGAGAAGGCACATTGAAGATGGTAATGTTGGCTACACGAATGCAGATGTGGTTGTGA